Proteins encoded by one window of Vigna radiata var. radiata cultivar VC1973A chromosome 5, Vradiata_ver6, whole genome shotgun sequence:
- the LOC106760417 gene encoding uncharacterized protein LOC106760417: MEITIPFTEALQQIHVYARRIKKYIREKMDFEEKATEEQEGCSDPLKKKHPPKMKDPGSFTIPCAIGSVKIGKALLDLGSSINLMPLSMLKKIGGHILKPTKISLIMANGSSKKPYGAVEDVVIRIESLEFLVEGG; this comes from the coding sequence aTGGAGATTACTATACCGTTTACCGAAGCACTTCAACAAATTCATGTTTATGCAAGGcgtataaagaaatatattagaGAAAAGATGGATTTTGAGGAGAAGGCTACTGAGGAACAAGAAGGTTGTAGTGACCCTTTGAAGAAGAAACACCCtccaaaaatgaaggatccgGGAAGTTTTACAATTCCTTGCGCCATTGGGAGTGTGAAGATAGGAAAAGCTTTACTTGATTTAGGGTCaagtattaatttgatgcctttATCTATGCTAAAGAAGATTGGTGGTCATATATTAAAGCCAACAAAGATTTCCTTGATCATGGCAAATGGATCATCAAAGAAACCCTATGGTGCGGTGGAGGATGTTGTGATTCGAATTGAAAGTCTTGAGTTCCTGGTTGAAGGAGGATGA